In the genome of Euleptes europaea isolate rEulEur1 chromosome 7, rEulEur1.hap1, whole genome shotgun sequence, one region contains:
- the GEMIN6 gene encoding gem-associated protein 6: protein MTEWQKKTPLEWLTYVNKEVKVLAAEKHRYQGWVLTVDPVSANILLAHPLENGKNSISAVLGHAVQEVEIVTEADDEMKEKLAHLFMPEERQTYIQEELDRKKTSLKDWLEANHIPVKEQGESQMTLCVAGVLIIDPPYRAEDCSSSNEIILSRVQGLIQGYLALQQCQI from the exons ATGACTGAGTGGCAGAAGAAAACCCCTTTGGAATGGCTGACGTATGTGAATAAAGAAGTCAAAGTTCTGGCTGCTGAGAAACACAGATATCAAGGGTGGGTCTTAACAGTTGACCCAGTATCGGCCAA CATTCTCCTGGCACATCCTCTTGAGAATGGAAAAAACTCCATTTCAGCAGTCCTGGGCCATGCAGTGCAAGAGGTTGAAATAGTGACTGAAGCCGATGATGAGATGAAAGAGAAGCTCGCCCACCTCTTCATGCCGGAAGAGAGGCAAACATATATTCAAGAAGAGCTGGACAGAAAGAAGACCAGCTTGAAGGATTGGCTGGAGGCAAACCATATTCCTGTGAAAGAGCAAGGAGAATCACAAATGACCCTGTGTGTTGCAGGAGTATTAATTATTGACCCACCCTATCGGGCAGAAGACTGCAGTAGTTCCAATGAAATAATTTTGTCCAGAGTCCAAGGATTGATACAGGGTTATCTTGCACTTCAGCAATGTCAGATATAG
- the SRSF7 gene encoding serine/arginine-rich splicing factor 7 isoform X1, which translates to MSRYGRYGGETKVYVGNLGTGAGKGELERAFSYYGPLRTVWIARNPPGFAFVEFEDPRDAEDAVRGLDGKVICGSRVRVELSTGMPRRSRYDRPPARRPFDPNDRCYECGEKGHYAYDCHRYSRRRRSRSRSRSHSRSRGRRYSRSRSRSRGRRSRSVSARRSRSLSPRRSRSVSPRRSRSGSLKRSRSRSRSRSRSISRPRSSRSKSRSPSLKRSFDMSHLYPFSINSGRSPSGSPRRSVSQERLD; encoded by the exons ATGTCGCGGTATGGCCGTTATGGCGGAG AAACCAAAGTGTATGTTGGCAATCTAGGTACTGGTGCTGGTAAAGGAGAGCTTGAGAGAGCTTTCAGCTACTATGGACCATTACGTACAGTATGGATTGCGCGAAACCCTCCAGGATTTGCATTTGTTGAATTTGAGGACCCAAGAGATGCTGAAGATGCAGTTCGTGGACTAGACGGGAA GGTTATTTGTGGATCCAGGGTGAGAGTGGAGCTATCAACTGGTATGCCTCGTCGGTCTCGCTATGATAGACCCCCAGCACGGCGACCATTTGATCCTAATGATAGATGTTATGAATGTGGTGAGAAAGGTCATTATGCTTATGACTGTCATCGCTACAGTCGTCGGAGAAGAAGCAG GTCACGGTCTCGATCTCATTCAAGGTCCAGGGGAAGGCGATATTCTCGCTCACGCAGCCGAAGTCGTGGCAGGAG ATCTAGGTCTGTCTCAGCTCGCAGATCTAGATCACTCTCTCCTCGTAGATCCAGGTCTGTCTCGCCACGCAGATCCCGATCAGGTTCTTTGAAGAGATCAAG GTCTCGGTCCAGATCGAGATCCCGGTCTATTTCAAGACCCAGAAGCAG CCGCTCCAAATCAAGATCACCATCTCTAAAGAGAAG TTTTGATATGAGCCATTTATATCCATTCTCCATTAACTCAGG TCGTTCACCATCAGGAAGTCCTCGAAGGAGTGTGAGTCAAGAAAGATTGGATTAG
- the SRSF7 gene encoding serine/arginine-rich splicing factor 7 isoform X2, which produces MSRYGRYGGETKVYVGNLGTGAGKGELERAFSYYGPLRTVWIARNPPGFAFVEFEDPRDAEDAVRGLDGKVICGSRVRVELSTGMPRRSRYDRPPARRPFDPNDRCYECGEKGHYAYDCHRYSRRRRSRSRSRSHSRSRGRRYSRSRSRSRGRRSRSVSARRSRSLSPRRSRSVSPRRSRSGSLKRSRSRSRSRSRSISRPRSSRSKSRSPSLKRSRSPSGSPRRSVSQERLD; this is translated from the exons ATGTCGCGGTATGGCCGTTATGGCGGAG AAACCAAAGTGTATGTTGGCAATCTAGGTACTGGTGCTGGTAAAGGAGAGCTTGAGAGAGCTTTCAGCTACTATGGACCATTACGTACAGTATGGATTGCGCGAAACCCTCCAGGATTTGCATTTGTTGAATTTGAGGACCCAAGAGATGCTGAAGATGCAGTTCGTGGACTAGACGGGAA GGTTATTTGTGGATCCAGGGTGAGAGTGGAGCTATCAACTGGTATGCCTCGTCGGTCTCGCTATGATAGACCCCCAGCACGGCGACCATTTGATCCTAATGATAGATGTTATGAATGTGGTGAGAAAGGTCATTATGCTTATGACTGTCATCGCTACAGTCGTCGGAGAAGAAGCAG GTCACGGTCTCGATCTCATTCAAGGTCCAGGGGAAGGCGATATTCTCGCTCACGCAGCCGAAGTCGTGGCAGGAG ATCTAGGTCTGTCTCAGCTCGCAGATCTAGATCACTCTCTCCTCGTAGATCCAGGTCTGTCTCGCCACGCAGATCCCGATCAGGTTCTTTGAAGAGATCAAG GTCTCGGTCCAGATCGAGATCCCGGTCTATTTCAAGACCCAGAAGCAG CCGCTCCAAATCAAGATCACCATCTCTAAAGAGAAG TCGTTCACCATCAGGAAGTCCTCGAAGGAGTGTGAGTCAAGAAAGATTGGATTAG
- the GALM gene encoding galactose mutarotase, producing the protein MTKVTREKFGDLPHGGEAVEKFLLKSDAVEVEIISLGCIITALKTKSRDGKFSDVVLGFDCLEGYIRKHPYFGTVIGRVANRIAKGKFMVEGKEYHLAINNGPNSLHGGIKGFDKAVWAPEVLSDGVRFYRVSPDGEEGYPGELGVWVTYTLNNGELTINYGAQSSKTTPVSLTNHAYFNLAGQGSPNIYDHKFTIEADSYLPVDENQIPTGEVASVQDTAFDLREPVVLGSHLEKFQLSGFDHNFCLKQAKELQFCARAYHPPSGRTIEVYTTQPGIQFYTGNFLDGSLKGKGDCVYPKHSGFCLETQNWPDAVNKPNFPNALLHPEEEYRHITCFKFFVS; encoded by the exons ATGACAAAAGTGACACGAGAGAAATTTGGGGATTTACCTCATGGTGGAGAGGCTGTAGAAAAATTCCTGCTCAAATCCGATGCAGTTGAAGTGGAGATTATATCCCTAGGCTGCATTATTACTGCCTTGAAGACTAAAAGCAGAGATGGAAAGTTCTCAGACGTTGTTCTGGGCTTTGACTGCTTGGAAG GCTACATCAGGAAGCACCCCTATTTTGGAACGGTTATAGGACGGGTCGCAAATAGAATTGCCAAAGGGAAATTTATGGTGGAAGGAAAGGAGTATCACTTGGCCATCAACAATGGACCCAACAGTTTGCATGGTGGAATAAAAGGATTTGACAAG GCTGTCTGGGCCCCTGAAGTGCTGTCAGATGGTGTACGGTTTTACAGAGTAAGCCCAGATGGTGAGGAGGGATATCCTGGAGAGCTGGGAGTATGGGTGACGTATACTCTGAACAACGGGGAGCTAACGATAAATTATGGAGCTCAAAGCAGTAAGACAACTCCAGTCAGTCTGACAAACCATGCCTACTTCAATCTTGCAGGGCAG GGGTCACCCAATATCTATGACCATAAGTTTACCATAGAGGCAGACTCTTATCTACCTGTGGATGAAAATCAAATCCCGACAG GAGAAGTCGCTTCAGTGCAAGATACAGCTTTTGATCTGAGGGAGCCAGTAGTGCTTGGAAGTCACCTGGAGAAGTTTCAGCTCAGTGGGTTTGACCACAACTTTTGTCTGAAGCAGGCTAAAGAGCTGCAGTTTTGTGCAAG AGCTTACCATCCTCCTAGTGGTAGGACAATAGAGGTATACACAACTCAGCCTGGGATTCAGTTTTATACTGGAAATTTCTTAGATGGTTCTCTGAAGGGTAAAGGAGACTGTGTGTATCCCAAACATTCTGGCTTCTGCCTTGAAACACAGAACTGGCCAGATGCAGTGAATAAG CCTAATTTCCCGAATGCTCTATTGCACCCAGAAGAGGAATACAGGCACATAACTTGCTTCAAATTCTTTGTATCATGA